A genomic segment from Pediococcus acidilactici encodes:
- the rpsH gene encoding 30S ribosomal protein S8 produces the protein MSMTDPIADFLTRIRNANMVRHESLEVPASKIKKDIAEILKNEGFIKDVEYIDDDKQGIIRVFLKYGKNNERVISGLKRISKPGLRSYVKADEVPKVLNGLGIAIISTSEGVITDKEARAKKIGGEVLAYIW, from the coding sequence ATGTCTATGACAGATCCGATTGCAGACTTTCTTACTCGTATTCGTAATGCGAACATGGTTCGTCACGAATCTTTAGAAGTACCTGCATCAAAAATTAAGAAGGATATTGCTGAAATTCTTAAGAACGAAGGCTTTATCAAAGATGTTGAATATATTGACGATGACAAACAAGGCATCATTCGTGTATTCCTAAAATATGGAAAGAACAACGAACGAGTTATCTCTGGTTTGAAGCGTATTTCAAAACCTGGATTACGTTCATACGTAAAAGCTGATGAAGTTCCGAAGGTGTTGAATGGTTTGGGTATCGCAATCATCTCAACTTCTGAAGGTGTAATCACAGATAAAGAAGCACGCGCTAAGAAAATCGGTGGAGAAGTATTAGCTTACATCTGGTAA
- a CDS encoding type Z 30S ribosomal protein S14, with product MAKKSLVVKSERPAKFSTQAYTRCERCGRPHSVYRKFHLCRICLRELAHEGQIPGMKKASW from the coding sequence TTGGCTAAAAAATCATTAGTTGTAAAGAGTGAACGTCCTGCTAAGTTCTCAACTCAAGCATATACTCGTTGCGAACGTTGTGGCCGTCCACACTCTGTATACCGTAAATTCCATTTATGCCGTATTTGCCTTCGTGAATTAGCTCATGAAGGACAAATTCCTGGTATGAAGAAAGCTAGTTGGTAA